The following are from one region of the Stigmatella ashevillena genome:
- the fni gene encoding type 2 isopentenyl-diphosphate Delta-isomerase: MGDETTAKRKDAHLDLCATGDVEPQQNSTLLECVKLVHCAMPELNAADVDLSTDFLGKRLQCPLLVTGMTGGTERAGRVNKDLATLAERYGLAFGVGSQRAMSEAPERAASFQVRDVAPTVALLGNIGLYQAARLGVDGVRRLMDAIGADGMALHLNAGQELTQPEGDRDFRGGYGVVEGLVKAFGARLLVKETGCGIGPDVARRLKELGVRNIDVSGLGGTSWVRVEQLRAKGLLAELGAEFSSWGIPTAAAAASVRHAVGPEVRLVASGGIRTGLDVAKVLALGADVAGMALPLFKAQQEGGLAGAEKALQLILAGLRQAMLLTGSRGCAELRRRPVIKTGELKDWLAAL; the protein is encoded by the coding sequence ATGGGCGATGAGACCACCGCGAAGCGCAAGGATGCCCACCTCGACCTGTGTGCGACCGGCGACGTTGAACCTCAGCAGAACAGCACCCTGCTGGAGTGCGTGAAGCTGGTGCACTGTGCCATGCCCGAGCTGAACGCGGCGGACGTGGACCTGTCCACCGACTTTCTGGGCAAGCGCCTGCAGTGCCCCCTTCTCGTGACGGGCATGACGGGCGGGACCGAGCGCGCGGGGCGGGTCAACAAGGATCTGGCGACGCTGGCGGAGCGGTACGGACTGGCCTTCGGGGTGGGCAGTCAGCGCGCCATGAGCGAGGCGCCCGAGCGTGCCGCCTCGTTCCAGGTGCGGGACGTGGCGCCCACCGTGGCGCTGCTGGGCAACATCGGCCTCTACCAAGCGGCGCGGCTGGGGGTGGACGGGGTGCGGCGGCTGATGGACGCCATCGGGGCGGACGGCATGGCCCTGCACCTCAATGCCGGCCAGGAGCTCACCCAGCCCGAGGGCGATCGCGACTTCCGCGGGGGTTATGGGGTGGTGGAGGGGCTGGTGAAAGCCTTCGGCGCGCGGCTGCTGGTGAAGGAGACCGGCTGCGGCATCGGTCCGGATGTGGCCCGCCGCCTGAAGGAACTCGGGGTGCGCAACATCGATGTCTCTGGACTGGGTGGCACCTCCTGGGTGCGGGTGGAGCAGCTCCGGGCCAAGGGCCTCCTGGCGGAGCTGGGCGCCGAGTTCTCCAGTTGGGGGATTCCCACCGCGGCGGCCGCTGCCTCCGTGCGCCATGCAGTGGGGCCGGAGGTGCGGCTGGTCGCCTCGGGAGGCATTCGCACGGGCCTGGACGTGGCGAAAGTGCTCGCCTTGGGCGCGGACGTGGCGGGCATGGCCCTGCCCCTCTTCAAGGCTCAGCAGGAAGGGGGACTGGCGGGCGCGGAGAAGGCCCTCCAGCTCATCCTGGCAGGACTGCGTCAGGCCATGCTCCTGACCGGAAGCAGAGGGTGTGCCGAACTGCGGCGCCGCCCGGTGATCAAGACGGGTGAACTGAAGGATTGGCTCGCAGCGCTGTAG
- a CDS encoding kelch repeat-containing protein, whose protein sequence is MRLRPFRQALAWVLLALTPACQEEGQAPRVQLVTTACAGVPPLENVTWLLLRVTGEGLREPIERVTLVDVRPEDVPPVPPGPGRVLEVRGYTGEPFFSGQVVSVGRSALFEMPAEGGPAEPVRVILRRVETWVPVEDAQRPGECLRLTEPRAGHTATLLKDGRVLLAGGFRVDGSGNTETLASLEVLDPGARTLSFLPDTGGGAARRAFHTATLMPGGGVLLAGGEVSSAGVTAPLRTAGVWEPSTQGFQGFELAWARSRHGAASDSGGRVLLAGGVGEAGALVPEPEGVEPQALRGFPVPQPLPRLGASVSAVQEGQRVAVIGGSDGNALAAEVLTFAFDGATFVPASTGARLRQPRRNAAVASFAGQRLLVVGGYGLAEAPEINGDALPASEVIDWSTPVPRVSEGPSLVARGDVCAEALSGGRVFVAGGRRQEPVGFKLVSSGLVEQVVPTVSETSAVLGQTPLASARYLHTCTALPDGSVLVTGGLDDSQGSPVINESALLFVPVPRD, encoded by the coding sequence ATGCGGCTCCGCCCCTTTCGTCAGGCCTTGGCCTGGGTCCTGTTGGCCCTTACCCCTGCATGCCAGGAGGAGGGGCAGGCTCCGAGGGTCCAACTCGTCACCACCGCGTGCGCGGGCGTCCCGCCACTCGAGAACGTCACGTGGCTGCTGCTGCGGGTCACGGGGGAAGGCCTCCGCGAGCCCATCGAGCGGGTCACCCTCGTGGATGTGCGTCCCGAGGACGTGCCGCCCGTGCCGCCCGGACCTGGGCGGGTGCTGGAGGTGAGAGGGTACACGGGAGAGCCCTTCTTCTCGGGACAGGTGGTCTCCGTGGGGCGGTCCGCCCTGTTCGAGATGCCCGCGGAAGGGGGGCCCGCCGAGCCCGTGCGCGTCATCCTCCGCCGGGTGGAGACGTGGGTGCCGGTGGAGGATGCACAGCGGCCAGGGGAGTGCCTGCGCCTCACCGAGCCCCGGGCGGGGCACACGGCGACGCTCCTGAAGGACGGCCGGGTGCTGCTGGCCGGGGGCTTCCGGGTGGACGGCTCGGGAAACACCGAGACCCTCGCCTCCCTGGAAGTGCTGGATCCGGGCGCGCGTACGCTGTCCTTCCTTCCGGACACGGGCGGGGGGGCGGCGCGGAGGGCCTTTCACACGGCGACGCTGATGCCAGGGGGAGGGGTTTTGCTGGCGGGTGGGGAGGTCTCCAGCGCCGGTGTGACGGCGCCCTTGCGCACCGCGGGGGTTTGGGAGCCGAGCACACAAGGGTTCCAGGGGTTCGAGCTGGCCTGGGCCCGCTCCCGCCATGGGGCCGCGAGCGACAGCGGCGGGCGGGTGTTGCTGGCCGGTGGGGTGGGGGAGGCCGGAGCGCTGGTTCCCGAGCCGGAGGGCGTGGAGCCCCAGGCGCTCAGGGGCTTTCCCGTGCCGCAGCCACTGCCCCGGCTGGGCGCGAGCGTGAGTGCCGTTCAGGAAGGGCAGCGCGTGGCGGTCATCGGTGGCTCGGATGGGAACGCGCTGGCCGCCGAGGTGCTGACCTTTGCCTTTGATGGCGCCACGTTCGTGCCAGCCTCCACGGGGGCGAGGCTGCGCCAGCCCCGGAGGAATGCCGCCGTGGCCTCCTTCGCCGGGCAGCGGCTGCTCGTGGTGGGAGGTTACGGTCTGGCCGAGGCGCCGGAGATCAACGGGGACGCCCTGCCCGCGTCGGAGGTCATCGACTGGAGCACGCCGGTGCCCCGGGTCTCGGAGGGGCCCTCGCTCGTGGCCCGGGGAGACGTGTGCGCGGAGGCCCTGTCCGGAGGACGCGTCTTCGTCGCGGGTGGCCGGAGGCAGGAGCCCGTGGGATTCAAGCTCGTGAGCTCCGGGCTCGTGGAGCAGGTGGTCCCCACCGTCAGCGAGACCTCGGCGGTCCTGGGGCAGACGCCGCTGGCCTCCGCCCGGTACCTGCATACCTGCACCGCCCTGCCGGATGGCTCGGTGCTCGTGACGGGCGGACTGGATGACAGCCAGGGCTCCCCGGTGATCAACGAGAGCGCCCTGCTCTTCGTGCCTGTTCCCAGGGACTGA
- a CDS encoding cell envelope biogenesis protein TolA, which translates to MLVALILVSIGFAITLGMLLFGSNRAAVPPPAAKKAELEDTSKARARSNADLERKQKELDEQRAQLQDLKEQLKQAKRKLFDQKESEKGDRDLAKARAEVERQATAQLEAVRGELSQALSEIERLRTEQGGNRPRRGPAPVPATPATPATPSPVAAPVATEAAGAPTTGQISAPAAEGERVVSASVQVTPTAEPAEKAPRRYRELNDADREKMDRLEHTANKERSRAADLERELRRVKGRSDTQQRLYNANKGELDLVKDKFKALEKRLNRTLLERDLLRRAIKDLEKKTGMLAERTELTPEEVAASDQKIETETRERAAAEAQRAAAQAQAEAEASKPAETAAPPAEAPAASAEADKAPASNV; encoded by the coding sequence GTGCTGGTTGCACTCATTCTCGTATCCATCGGCTTTGCCATCACGCTTGGCATGCTGCTCTTCGGCTCGAACCGAGCCGCCGTCCCGCCTCCCGCCGCGAAGAAGGCGGAGCTGGAGGACACGTCCAAGGCCCGCGCTCGCTCCAATGCCGATCTGGAGCGCAAGCAAAAGGAACTCGACGAGCAGCGCGCTCAACTTCAGGATCTGAAGGAGCAGCTCAAGCAGGCCAAACGCAAGCTGTTTGACCAGAAAGAGTCCGAGAAGGGCGACCGCGATCTGGCCAAGGCCCGCGCCGAGGTGGAGCGTCAGGCCACCGCGCAGCTCGAGGCGGTGCGCGGAGAGCTGTCCCAGGCCCTCTCGGAGATCGAACGCCTCCGCACGGAGCAGGGCGGAAACCGCCCCCGCCGCGGGCCCGCCCCGGTGCCTGCAACCCCCGCCACTCCCGCAACCCCGTCGCCCGTGGCCGCCCCCGTGGCGACCGAAGCCGCGGGCGCCCCCACCACGGGGCAGATCTCCGCTCCCGCCGCCGAGGGCGAGCGGGTGGTGTCCGCCTCCGTCCAGGTGACGCCGACCGCCGAGCCCGCGGAGAAGGCGCCTCGCCGCTACCGCGAGCTCAACGACGCGGACCGGGAGAAGATGGATCGGCTGGAGCACACCGCCAACAAGGAGCGCTCCCGTGCGGCGGATCTCGAGCGCGAGCTGCGGCGGGTCAAGGGCCGCTCCGACACCCAGCAGCGCCTCTACAACGCCAACAAGGGCGAGCTCGACCTGGTCAAGGACAAGTTCAAGGCGCTGGAGAAGCGCCTGAACCGCACGCTGCTCGAGCGGGACCTGCTGCGCCGGGCCATCAAGGACCTGGAGAAGAAGACCGGCATGCTGGCCGAGCGGACCGAGCTCACCCCGGAAGAGGTGGCCGCCAGCGATCAGAAGATCGAAACGGAGACCCGGGAGCGCGCTGCCGCCGAGGCCCAGCGCGCCGCCGCGCAGGCCCAGGCGGAAGCCGAGGCTTCCAAGCCCGCCGAGACCGCCGCTCCTCCCGCCGAGGCCCCCGCGGCTTCGGCCGAAGCGGACAAGGCCCCGGCCTCGAACGTCTGA
- a CDS encoding sensor histidine kinase gives MKLSLATRIFLGYAVVLVTFGAVSLFSVAELHRNQQEIRLISQGYQQLSQDAAALETFHTNQIKDTERLLDEESVETRRALIRLARVYYPPLMAQRMASAQGKAREVLSFAPSGEMPFIRELEARFGELEAQHASHGQKAEAVFSALSTESPNRQQVAELIAELRQMEATIGRELRVLRAALDNRIRERVDRVEERERGTGLAIIMLSLVAIIVGLGATLLSARTLRPVRTLIEGVSRIGRGDYSAQLGVQGEDEVAVLAREFDAMARSLQARESQLKAQAEALARAEQLAAVGRISAQVAHEVRNPLSSIGLNVEMLEDALAHATFTTPEGTREAKDLLAAVTREVDRLTDVTEQYLRMARPPNPTLVAEDVTEVLGSLLDFSREELERAGVQVVRHFEPDTPLVLADEGQLRQVFLNLVRNSREAMPGGGRLTVTIRGLDKEVEVFVQDTGRGMPEPVRERIFEPFFSTKEGGTGLGLSVSQQILQAHGGSLSCLSSPGQGTTFVLRLPRA, from the coding sequence ATGAAGCTCTCGCTCGCCACGCGCATCTTCCTGGGCTACGCCGTGGTGCTCGTCACCTTCGGGGCGGTGTCTCTGTTCAGCGTGGCGGAGCTGCACCGCAACCAGCAGGAGATCCGGCTCATCAGCCAGGGCTACCAACAGCTCTCCCAAGATGCCGCGGCCCTGGAGACCTTCCACACCAACCAGATCAAGGACACGGAGCGGCTGCTGGACGAGGAGAGCGTGGAGACGCGCCGGGCCCTCATCCGGCTGGCCCGGGTGTACTACCCGCCCCTGATGGCCCAGCGCATGGCCTCCGCCCAGGGCAAGGCGCGGGAGGTGCTCTCGTTCGCCCCCTCTGGGGAGATGCCCTTCATCCGGGAGCTGGAGGCCCGCTTCGGGGAGCTGGAGGCACAGCATGCCAGCCACGGCCAGAAGGCCGAGGCCGTCTTCAGCGCCCTGAGCACGGAGAGCCCCAACCGGCAGCAGGTGGCCGAGCTCATCGCCGAGCTGCGGCAGATGGAAGCCACCATCGGACGGGAGCTGCGGGTGCTGCGCGCGGCCCTCGACAACCGCATCCGCGAGCGTGTGGACCGCGTCGAGGAGCGCGAGCGGGGCACGGGGCTGGCCATCATCATGCTCTCCCTGGTAGCCATCATCGTGGGCCTGGGCGCCACCCTGCTCTCCGCGCGGACCCTGCGGCCCGTGCGCACCCTCATCGAGGGCGTCTCGCGCATTGGCCGGGGCGACTACAGCGCGCAACTCGGCGTGCAGGGCGAGGACGAGGTGGCGGTGCTGGCGCGGGAGTTCGACGCCATGGCCCGCTCCCTCCAAGCGCGCGAGTCCCAGCTCAAGGCGCAGGCCGAGGCGCTTGCCCGCGCCGAGCAGCTCGCCGCCGTGGGCCGCATCTCCGCCCAGGTCGCCCACGAGGTGCGCAACCCCCTGTCCTCCATCGGCCTCAACGTGGAGATGCTGGAGGATGCGCTGGCGCACGCCACCTTCACCACCCCCGAAGGGACGCGCGAGGCGAAGGACCTGCTGGCCGCGGTAACGCGCGAGGTGGACCGGCTCACCGACGTGACGGAGCAATACCTGCGCATGGCCCGCCCTCCCAACCCCACCCTGGTGGCCGAGGACGTCACCGAGGTGCTCGGCAGCCTGCTCGACTTCTCCCGGGAGGAGCTGGAGCGCGCGGGCGTCCAGGTGGTGCGTCACTTCGAGCCGGACACGCCCCTGGTGCTGGCCGACGAAGGGCAGCTGCGGCAGGTCTTCCTCAACCTGGTGCGCAACAGCCGGGAGGCCATGCCCGGCGGAGGCCGCCTCACGGTGACCATCCGGGGGCTGGACAAGGAAGTGGAGGTGTTCGTCCAGGACACGGGCCGCGGCATGCCGGAGCCGGTGCGCGAGCGCATCTTCGAGCCCTTCTTTTCCACCAAGGAAGGCGGCACCGGGCTGGGCCTCTCCGTCAGCCAGCAGATTCTGCAAGCCCACGGCGGCTCGCTTTCCTGCCTGAGTTCCCCCGGCCAAGGCACCACCTTCGTGTTAAGGCTTCCTCGCGCATGA